The following are encoded together in the Xanthomonas sacchari genome:
- a CDS encoding efflux RND transporter permease subunit, with protein sequence MDFSRFFIDRPIFAAVLSIVIFAAGLIAIPLLPIGEYPDVVPPSVVVRTVYPGANPKVIAETVATPLEEAINGVENMMYIKSVAGSDGVLQMTVTFRPGTDPDDAAVKVQNRVAQAQARLPEDVRRQGVTTQKQSPTFLMVVHLTSPKGKYDSLYLRNYARLHVKDALARIQGVGDAQVFGGGDYAMRAWLDPERVAARGLTASDVVAAMREQNVQVSAGQLGAEPMPQSKFLTLINAQGRLRTEQEFGDIVLKVGADGQTVRLSDVARLQLGAGDYTLRAQLDGKNAVGIGIFQAPGANALQIRDQVIAKMDELTKQFPDDVKYEAVYDTTIFVRDSISAVVHTLLEAVLLVVLVVILFLQTWRASIIPLIAVPVSVVGTFAALYLLGFSINTLTLFGLVLAIGIVVDDAIVVVENVERNIEEGLSPLAAAHQAMREVSGPIIAIALVLCAVFVPMAFLSGVTGQFYKQFAVTIAISTVISAINSLTLSPALAARLLQSHDAPKDRLSRGMERLFGNWLFRPFNRFFHRSSDRYQGAVSRILGRRGAVFAVYVVLLLVTGLMFKAVPGGFIPTQDKMYLIAGVKLPEGASIERTDAMLRKVATIAMQTDGVAHAISFPGLNALQFTNTPNTGVVFLPLKPFAERHRSALEINAEINQRISQLGEGMSFAFMPPPILGLGNGNGYQLFIEDRANLGYGALQNAVSTMQGAVAQTPGMSFPIGTYQANVPQLDAEVDRVKAKAQGVALTDLFDTLQTYLGSTYVNDFNQFGRTWQVIAQADAPFRESVEDIARLRTRNANGEMVPIGSMVTIKQTYGPDPVLRYNGYPAADLAGEADARALSSAEAMAKITQIAKQVLPNGMEIEWTDLSYQQATQGNAALVVFPLAVLLAFLVLAALYESWTLPLAVILIVPMTLLSALFGVWLSGGDNNVFVQVGLVVLMGLACKNAILIVEFARELELQGKGIVESALQACRLRLRPIVMTSIAFIAGTVPLVFSHGAGAEVRSATGITVFAGMLGVTLFGLFLTPVFYVALRKLAGRPLVSHAPAHADAPAHG encoded by the coding sequence ATGGACTTTTCCAGATTCTTCATCGACCGGCCGATCTTCGCCGCCGTGCTGTCGATCGTCATCTTCGCCGCGGGCCTGATCGCCATCCCGCTGCTGCCCATCGGCGAATACCCGGACGTGGTGCCGCCTTCGGTGGTGGTGCGCACGGTGTATCCGGGCGCCAACCCCAAGGTCATCGCCGAGACTGTCGCCACGCCGCTGGAGGAAGCGATCAACGGCGTCGAGAACATGATGTACATCAAGTCGGTCGCCGGCTCCGATGGCGTGCTGCAGATGACCGTGACCTTCCGCCCGGGCACCGATCCCGACGATGCCGCGGTGAAGGTGCAGAACCGCGTCGCACAGGCGCAGGCGCGCCTGCCCGAGGACGTGCGCCGGCAGGGCGTGACCACGCAGAAGCAGTCGCCCACCTTCCTGATGGTGGTGCACCTGACCTCGCCCAAGGGCAAGTACGACAGCCTGTACCTGCGCAACTACGCGCGCCTGCACGTCAAGGACGCGCTGGCGCGGATCCAGGGCGTGGGCGATGCGCAGGTGTTCGGCGGCGGCGACTACGCGATGCGCGCCTGGCTGGACCCGGAACGGGTGGCAGCGCGCGGGCTCACCGCTAGCGACGTGGTCGCGGCCATGCGCGAGCAGAACGTGCAGGTGTCCGCCGGCCAGCTCGGCGCCGAGCCGATGCCGCAGAGCAAGTTCCTGACCCTGATCAACGCGCAGGGCCGCCTGCGCACCGAACAGGAGTTCGGCGACATCGTGCTCAAGGTCGGTGCCGACGGCCAGACCGTGCGCCTGTCCGACGTCGCCCGCCTGCAACTGGGCGCCGGCGACTACACCCTGCGTGCGCAGTTGGACGGCAAGAACGCGGTCGGCATCGGCATCTTCCAGGCGCCGGGCGCCAACGCCTTGCAGATCCGCGACCAGGTCATCGCCAAGATGGACGAGCTGACCAAGCAGTTCCCGGACGACGTGAAGTACGAGGCGGTGTACGACACCACCATCTTCGTGCGCGACTCGATCAGCGCGGTGGTGCACACACTGCTGGAGGCGGTGCTGCTGGTGGTGCTGGTGGTGATCCTGTTCCTGCAGACCTGGCGCGCCTCGATCATCCCGCTGATCGCGGTGCCGGTGTCGGTGGTCGGCACCTTCGCCGCGCTGTACCTGCTGGGCTTCTCGATCAACACGCTGACCCTGTTCGGGCTGGTGCTGGCGATCGGCATCGTGGTCGACGATGCGATCGTGGTGGTGGAGAACGTGGAGCGCAACATCGAGGAGGGGCTGAGCCCGCTGGCGGCGGCGCACCAGGCCATGCGCGAGGTCTCCGGGCCGATCATCGCCATCGCGCTGGTGCTGTGCGCGGTGTTCGTGCCGATGGCGTTCCTGTCCGGGGTGACCGGGCAGTTCTACAAGCAGTTCGCGGTGACCATCGCCATCTCCACGGTGATCTCGGCGATCAACTCGCTGACCCTGTCGCCGGCGCTGGCTGCGCGCCTGCTGCAAAGCCACGACGCGCCCAAGGACCGCCTGTCGCGCGGCATGGAGCGGCTGTTCGGCAACTGGCTGTTCCGCCCGTTCAACCGCTTCTTCCACCGCAGCTCCGACCGCTACCAGGGCGCGGTGTCGCGCATCCTCGGCCGCCGCGGCGCGGTGTTCGCGGTGTACGTGGTGCTGCTGCTGGTCACCGGGCTGATGTTCAAGGCGGTGCCGGGCGGCTTCATCCCGACCCAGGACAAGATGTACCTGATCGCCGGTGTGAAGCTGCCGGAAGGCGCCTCGATCGAGCGCACCGACGCGATGCTGCGCAAGGTCGCCACCATCGCCATGCAGACCGATGGTGTGGCCCACGCGATCTCGTTCCCGGGCCTCAACGCGCTGCAGTTCACCAATACGCCCAATACCGGCGTGGTGTTCCTGCCGCTGAAGCCGTTCGCCGAGCGCCACCGCAGCGCATTGGAGATCAATGCCGAGATCAACCAGCGCATCTCGCAGCTGGGCGAGGGCATGTCGTTCGCCTTCATGCCGCCGCCGATCCTCGGCCTGGGCAACGGCAACGGCTACCAGCTGTTCATCGAGGACCGTGCCAACCTCGGCTACGGTGCGCTGCAGAACGCGGTCAGCACGATGCAGGGTGCGGTGGCGCAGACCCCGGGCATGAGCTTCCCGATCGGCACGTATCAGGCCAACGTGCCGCAGCTCGACGCCGAGGTCGACCGGGTCAAGGCCAAGGCCCAGGGCGTGGCCCTGACCGATCTGTTCGATACCTTGCAGACCTACCTGGGCTCGACCTACGTCAACGACTTCAACCAGTTCGGCCGCACCTGGCAGGTGATCGCCCAGGCCGATGCACCGTTCCGCGAGAGCGTGGAGGACATCGCCCGTTTGCGCACCCGCAATGCCAACGGCGAAATGGTGCCGATCGGCTCGATGGTCACCATCAAGCAGACCTACGGCCCGGACCCGGTGCTGCGCTACAACGGCTATCCGGCCGCCGACCTGGCCGGCGAAGCCGATGCGCGTGCGCTGTCCTCGGCCGAGGCGATGGCCAAGATCACCCAGATCGCCAAGCAGGTGCTGCCCAATGGCATGGAGATTGAGTGGACCGACCTGAGCTACCAGCAGGCGACCCAGGGCAATGCGGCGCTGGTGGTGTTCCCGCTGGCGGTGCTGCTGGCGTTCCTGGTGCTGGCTGCGCTGTACGAGAGCTGGACGCTGCCGCTGGCGGTGATCCTGATCGTGCCGATGACCCTGCTGTCGGCGTTGTTCGGGGTGTGGCTGAGCGGCGGCGACAACAACGTGTTCGTGCAGGTGGGCCTGGTGGTGCTGATGGGCCTGGCGTGCAAGAACGCGATCCTGATCGTCGAGTTCGCCCGCGAACTGGAGCTGCAGGGCAAGGGCATCGTCGAATCGGCGCTGCAGGCCTGCCGCCTGCGCCTGCGCCCGATCGTGATGACGTCCATCGCCTTCATCGCCGGCACGGTGCCGCTGGTGTTCTCGCATGGCGCCGGCGCGGAAGTGCGCTCTGCCACCGGCATCACCGTGTTCGCCGGCATGCTGGGCGTGACCCTGTTCGGCCTGTTCCTTACCCCCGTGTTCTATGTCGCCCTGCGCAAGCTGGCCGGGCGGCCGCTGGTCTCGCATGCGCCGGCCCACGCCGACGCGCCGGCGCACGGCTGA
- a CDS encoding efflux RND transporter periplasmic adaptor subunit: protein MNPIPMPSRLLPGALRPLAVALLVATLAACGSQANEQGAPPPPSVGVAPALQKQISQWDEFSGRVEAVEHVDLRPRVSGYIDKVAYVEGQEVKKGQVLFTIDARSYRAELARAEADLARARTQAKLSASEAARAKTLSEQQAISTESWEQKRAAAEQAQADVLAAQAAVDSARLNLEWTQVRAPIDGRAGRAMVTAGNLVTAGDSASVLTTLVSLDKVHVYFDADEGTFLRYAQMARDGQRPSERDGSLPVQVGLVGEDGYPHAGKVDFLDNQLVRSTGTIHVRALLDNADRRFTPGLFARVRLLGSGRFDAVLIDDRAVLTDQDRKYVYVVDKDGKAQRRDVQLGRSAEGLRIVRSGLSAGDKVIVDGVQKVFMPGMPVQAKPIALQTTSPAAPRQAVALD from the coding sequence ATGAATCCGATTCCGATGCCGTCGCGCCTGCTGCCGGGCGCCCTGCGCCCGCTTGCGGTGGCGCTGCTGGTCGCCACGCTGGCCGCCTGCGGCAGCCAGGCCAACGAACAGGGCGCGCCGCCGCCGCCGAGCGTGGGCGTGGCGCCCGCGCTGCAGAAGCAGATCAGCCAGTGGGATGAGTTCAGCGGCCGCGTCGAGGCGGTGGAGCACGTCGACCTGCGCCCGCGCGTGTCCGGCTACATCGACAAGGTCGCCTACGTCGAAGGCCAGGAAGTGAAGAAGGGCCAGGTGCTGTTCACCATCGACGCGCGCAGCTACCGCGCCGAGCTGGCGCGCGCCGAGGCCGATCTGGCGCGTGCGCGCACCCAGGCCAAGCTCAGCGCCAGCGAGGCCGCGCGCGCCAAGACCCTGTCCGAGCAGCAGGCCATCTCCACCGAGAGCTGGGAACAGAAGCGCGCCGCCGCCGAGCAGGCGCAGGCCGATGTGCTGGCCGCGCAGGCGGCGGTGGACAGCGCGCGCCTGAACCTGGAATGGACCCAGGTGCGCGCGCCGATCGACGGCCGCGCCGGCCGCGCGATGGTCACCGCCGGCAACCTGGTCACCGCCGGCGACAGCGCCAGCGTGCTGACCACGCTGGTGTCGCTGGACAAGGTGCACGTGTATTTCGATGCCGACGAAGGCACCTTCCTGCGCTATGCGCAGATGGCGCGCGACGGCCAGCGCCCGAGCGAACGCGACGGCAGCCTGCCGGTGCAGGTCGGTCTGGTCGGCGAGGATGGCTATCCGCACGCCGGCAAGGTCGATTTCCTCGACAACCAACTGGTGCGCAGCACCGGCACCATCCACGTGCGCGCGCTGCTGGACAACGCCGACCGCCGCTTCACCCCCGGCCTGTTCGCGCGGGTGCGGCTGCTCGGAAGCGGCCGCTTCGACGCGGTGCTGATCGACGACCGCGCGGTGCTCACCGACCAGGACCGCAAGTACGTCTACGTGGTCGACAAGGACGGCAAGGCACAGCGGCGCGATGTGCAACTCGGCCGCAGCGCCGAGGGCCTGCGCATCGTGCGCAGCGGCCTGTCCGCCGGCGACAAGGTCATCGTCGACGGCGTGCAGAAGGTGTTCATGCCCGGCATGCCGGTGCAGGCCAAGCCGATCGCGCTGCAGACCACGTCCCCGGCCGCACCGCGCCAGGCCGTCGCCCTCGACTGA
- a CDS encoding SDR family oxidoreductase: MSGTLAPEVLVLGGSGTVGQGVVQALLEAGSPVLAVARDRTRLAALRERHRDEPGLDVLSGSVATDAAAAALVAEVAQRPRPLAGVVAALGSPLRPGRLLERPLGALRKRLDADLLPHLAAARHLLPLLAQHERGARYVLLGSPCALRAWSGHGDSSVAASAIRMLAQVLHEEAKPLGVHVHLLSLSEPVCRSDAAIDDCPEWFTTLGVGRAVVHLLAEPQRPDRALVEIDRRHFAQPRSALLTPLPFSFSTHEVSP, translated from the coding sequence GTGAGCGGGACGTTGGCCCCCGAGGTCCTGGTCCTCGGCGGCAGCGGCACGGTCGGGCAGGGCGTGGTGCAGGCGCTGCTGGAGGCCGGCAGCCCGGTGCTGGCGGTGGCGCGCGACCGCACCCGCCTGGCCGCGCTGCGCGAACGCCACCGCGACGAACCCGGCCTGGACGTGTTGTCCGGCTCGGTCGCCACCGATGCGGCCGCCGCGGCCCTGGTGGCCGAGGTCGCGCAGCGGCCGCGGCCGTTGGCCGGGGTGGTCGCCGCGCTCGGCAGCCCGCTGCGGCCGGGGCGCCTGCTGGAGCGGCCGCTGGGCGCGCTGCGCAAGCGCCTGGATGCCGACCTGCTGCCGCACCTGGCTGCCGCCCGGCATCTGCTGCCGCTGCTGGCGCAGCACGAGCGCGGCGCCCGTTACGTGTTGCTGGGCAGTCCCTGCGCGCTGCGCGCCTGGTCGGGGCATGGCGACAGTTCGGTGGCGGCGTCGGCGATCCGCATGCTCGCCCAGGTGCTGCACGAGGAAGCCAAGCCGCTCGGCGTGCATGTGCATCTGCTGTCGCTGTCCGAGCCGGTGTGCCGCAGCGATGCCGCCATCGACGACTGCCCGGAGTGGTTCACCACCCTCGGCGTCGGCCGCGCCGTGGTCCACCTGCTGGCCGAACCGCAGCGGCCGGACCGTGCGCTGGTCGAGATCGACCGTCGCCACTTCGCCCAGCCGCGCAGCGCCTTGCTCACCCCCTTGCCGTTTTCCTTCTCCACCCACGAGGTCTCTCCATGA
- a CDS encoding LysR family transcriptional regulator: MSHDLNDTLIFVKVVEQGSFIAAANALGLPKTTVSRKVQDLEARLGARLLHRTTRRLGLTEAGAVYHEHCQRIARELEEAESAVGQLQAGPRGWLRFSVPYSAGISWVAPILGEFHRQHPEVRLEMIMTSDKVDPIAEGVDVALHMGTLPDSTMVARKLATFRTQVFASPYYIERHGEPLHPDDLQHHRTLALSNGRGGGTRLCWPLRNGKQSGEFLVQPILLANDSAALIGGLVCGEGLVLASDATIKPLIEAGKARRVLGGWVGPDLDFNAVFPGGRMLSPKVRAFVDFLVDKLNFDVSYMMAQCPAKLATQQAEDGAEFTLCSGVAMNTQSLSTLPRVAAAPAPADAASETEAEDEEDAALV; encoded by the coding sequence ATGAGCCACGATCTCAACGACACCCTGATCTTCGTCAAGGTGGTCGAACAAGGCAGCTTCATCGCCGCGGCCAACGCCCTCGGCCTGCCCAAGACCACCGTCAGCCGCAAGGTGCAGGACCTGGAGGCGCGGCTGGGCGCGCGCCTGCTGCACCGGACCACGCGCCGGCTCGGGCTGACCGAGGCCGGCGCGGTCTACCACGAGCATTGCCAGCGCATCGCCCGCGAACTGGAGGAAGCCGAGAGCGCGGTGGGCCAGTTGCAGGCCGGCCCGCGCGGCTGGCTGCGCTTCAGCGTGCCCTACTCGGCCGGCATCTCCTGGGTGGCGCCGATCCTGGGCGAATTCCACCGCCAGCATCCGGAAGTGCGGCTGGAGATGATCATGACCAGCGACAAGGTCGACCCGATCGCCGAAGGCGTGGACGTGGCCCTGCACATGGGCACGCTGCCGGATTCGACCATGGTCGCGCGCAAGCTCGCCACCTTCCGCACCCAGGTCTTCGCCAGCCCCTATTACATCGAACGCCACGGCGAACCGCTGCATCCGGACGACCTGCAGCACCACCGCACGCTGGCGCTGAGCAACGGCCGCGGCGGCGGCACCCGGCTGTGCTGGCCGCTGCGCAACGGCAAGCAGAGCGGCGAGTTCCTGGTCCAGCCGATCCTGCTGGCCAACGATTCGGCAGCGCTGATCGGCGGCCTGGTCTGCGGCGAAGGCCTGGTGCTGGCCAGCGATGCGACGATCAAGCCGCTGATCGAGGCCGGCAAGGCGCGGCGCGTGCTCGGCGGCTGGGTCGGGCCCGACCTGGACTTCAACGCGGTGTTCCCGGGCGGGCGCATGCTTTCGCCGAAGGTGCGCGCCTTCGTCGACTTCCTGGTCGACAAGCTCAACTTCGACGTCAGCTACATGATGGCGCAGTGCCCGGCCAAGCTGGCCACGCAGCAGGCCGAGGACGGCGCCGAGTTCACCCTGTGCAGCGGCGTGGCGATGAACACGCAGTCGCTGTCCACCCTGCCGCGCGTCGCCGCCGCACCTGCACCAGCGGATGCGGCATCGGAAACCGAAGCCGAGGACGAAGAGGACGCCGCGCTGGTCTGA
- a CDS encoding OmpA family protein, producing the protein MKTTALRGISVALASALVLSACATGGSYVQRDQYGNPTEQQNRTGRGALIGTAVGVAAGLLSGSSATERRQHAMIGAGIGALSGAAIGNYQDRQERALRERTANTGIDVRRDGDNITLNLPDGITFDFNQSTLKPQFYSALNGVAQTLGEYNQTMIEVVGHTDSIGSDAVNQRLSEQRASSVAAYLTAQGVQPERIQTLGAGKKYPIADNSTEAGRAQNRRVEIRVVPLRSSAG; encoded by the coding sequence ATGAAAACGACCGCCCTCCGCGGTATATCCGTTGCCCTGGCCAGCGCGCTGGTGCTGTCCGCCTGCGCCACCGGCGGCTCCTACGTGCAGCGCGACCAGTACGGCAATCCCACCGAGCAGCAGAACCGCACCGGCCGCGGTGCGCTGATCGGCACTGCAGTCGGCGTGGCCGCCGGCCTGCTCAGCGGCAGCAGCGCCACCGAGCGCCGCCAGCACGCAATGATCGGCGCCGGCATTGGCGCGCTCAGCGGCGCGGCGATCGGCAACTACCAGGACCGCCAGGAGCGCGCGCTGCGCGAGCGCACTGCCAACACCGGCATCGACGTGCGCCGCGACGGCGACAACATCACCCTCAATCTGCCCGACGGCATCACCTTCGATTTCAACCAGTCCACGCTCAAGCCGCAGTTCTATTCGGCGCTCAACGGCGTGGCGCAGACCCTGGGCGAGTACAACCAGACCATGATCGAAGTGGTCGGCCACACCGACAGCATCGGCAGCGATGCGGTGAACCAGCGCCTGTCCGAACAGCGCGCGTCGTCGGTGGCCGCGTACCTGACCGCGCAGGGCGTGCAGCCCGAGCGCATCCAAACCCTGGGCGCCGGCAAGAAGTATCCGATCGCCGACAACAGCACCGAGGCCGGCCGCGCGCAGAACCGCCGCGTGGAGATCCGCGTGGTGCCGCTGCGCTCCTCCGCCGGCTGA
- a CDS encoding wax ester/triacylglycerol synthase family O-acyltransferase, whose amino-acid sequence MATSSARRKPQREPMSRVDTAWLRMDRPTNPMMITGVLMFDEPLTLPALKQLVRKRFLAFPRFLQKPVETATGAYWQRDDDFDLDWHVRLSALPGRGQKKALERFAGQMASTPLDKTKPLWQFHLIERYEGGSALVARIHHSYADGIALVQVLLSLTDTQRTPEPSAQLERAWLKDDGKEVVRRVGAVDRYLKLGGRMLDKGRAMAQDPNLPQMLAREGGLIGRELVNALLLADDPPTLLRGRLGVSKRVAWAEPLDLDEVKAVGRACDCTVNDVLMATMAGALRDYMLERGERLDGVTLRATVPVNLRPLEHARKLGNHFGLVFLDLPVGEANPVRRLQCVAESMQQLKQSRQAMVVFGLLAAVGMAPAALQSAALDLFSRKATAVATNVPGPQQPLYLAGSRVREMMFWVPQTGSIGVGVSIMSYNHRVHFGLIGDARLIPDPDAVMRRVGAEFEKLLYLALMSDWEQPLSAADAETLLPSS is encoded by the coding sequence ATGGCCACCAGCTCAGCTCGCCGCAAGCCGCAGCGCGAACCGATGTCGCGCGTGGACACCGCCTGGTTGCGGATGGACCGGCCGACCAATCCGATGATGATCACCGGCGTGCTGATGTTCGACGAGCCGCTGACCCTGCCTGCGCTCAAGCAACTGGTGCGCAAGCGCTTCCTGGCGTTTCCGCGGTTCCTGCAGAAGCCGGTGGAGACCGCCACCGGCGCCTACTGGCAGCGCGACGACGATTTCGATCTGGACTGGCACGTGCGCCTGTCGGCCTTGCCCGGGCGCGGGCAGAAGAAGGCGCTGGAGCGCTTCGCCGGACAGATGGCGTCCACGCCCTTGGACAAGACCAAGCCGCTGTGGCAGTTCCACCTGATCGAGCGCTACGAAGGCGGCTCGGCGCTGGTGGCGCGGATCCACCACAGCTACGCCGACGGCATCGCCCTGGTGCAGGTGCTGCTGTCGCTGACCGATACCCAGCGCACTCCGGAGCCGTCGGCGCAGCTCGAGCGCGCCTGGCTCAAGGACGACGGCAAGGAAGTGGTGCGTCGGGTCGGTGCGGTGGACCGCTACCTCAAGCTCGGCGGGCGCATGCTCGACAAGGGCAGGGCGATGGCGCAGGACCCGAACCTGCCACAGATGCTGGCACGCGAAGGTGGGCTGATCGGCCGCGAACTGGTCAATGCCTTGCTGCTGGCCGACGATCCGCCGACGCTGCTGCGTGGCCGCCTCGGCGTCAGCAAGCGCGTGGCCTGGGCCGAGCCGCTGGACCTGGACGAGGTCAAGGCGGTCGGCCGCGCCTGCGACTGCACGGTCAACGACGTGCTGATGGCGACCATGGCCGGCGCCTTGCGCGACTACATGCTCGAACGCGGCGAACGCCTGGACGGGGTGACCCTGCGCGCCACCGTGCCGGTCAACCTGCGCCCGCTGGAGCACGCGCGCAAGCTCGGCAACCACTTCGGCCTGGTGTTCCTGGACCTGCCGGTGGGCGAGGCCAATCCGGTGCGGCGGCTGCAGTGCGTGGCCGAATCGATGCAGCAGCTCAAGCAGTCGCGGCAGGCGATGGTGGTGTTCGGTCTGCTCGCGGCGGTGGGCATGGCGCCGGCGGCGCTGCAGTCGGCGGCGCTGGACCTGTTCAGCCGCAAGGCCACCGCCGTGGCGACCAACGTGCCGGGGCCGCAGCAGCCGCTGTACCTGGCCGGCAGCCGCGTGCGCGAGATGATGTTCTGGGTGCCGCAGACCGGGTCGATCGGCGTCGGCGTGTCGATCATGAGCTACAACCACCGCGTGCACTTCGGCCTGATCGGCGATGCGCGCCTGATTCCGGATCCGGACGCGGTGATGCGGCGGGTCGGCGCCGAATTCGAGAAGCTGCTGTACCTGGCGCTGATGAGCGATTGGGAGCAGCCGTTGAGCGCGGCCGACGCCGAGACCCTGTTGCCGTCTTCCTGA
- a CDS encoding deoxyribodipyrimidine photo-lyase, whose product MSYAIVWFRRDLRLHDQPALQAALDAGHTPVPVYLHSPEDEGAWAAGAASRSWLQRSLAALDAQLRARGSRLILRQGPAEAALRQVIADCSAEAVYWNRRYEPATQPRDARLKRELREQGLEVHSHNSALLFEPWQLATQQGGPYKVFTPFWRSALSHWQVPALQAAPKTLPPPPATLDSLPLERLGLAPTLEWDRGFWEVWQPGEAGAHEALDVFVDGALRDYLDGRDRPDQVGTSRLSPHLHFGEIAPWRIVATLERHRRAATAAAIDGYIRQLGWRDFAHHLLHHFPDTPERNLNPRFERFRWATPDPAQLHAWQRGRTGVPIVDAGLRELWHTGWMHNRVRMIVASYLCKHLRVHWSEGARWFWDTLVDADLANNTLGWQWVAGTGADAAPYFRVFNPVTQAQKFDPKGEYIARWVPELAALPLADRFAPWQAPQRLAQAAPQYPRQPIVDLAAGRDAALAAYRETAAG is encoded by the coding sequence ATGAGCTACGCCATCGTCTGGTTCCGGCGCGACCTGCGCCTGCACGATCAACCCGCCTTGCAGGCCGCGCTGGATGCCGGGCACACGCCGGTGCCGGTGTACCTGCACAGTCCGGAAGACGAGGGCGCATGGGCCGCGGGCGCGGCCTCGCGCAGTTGGCTGCAGCGCTCGCTGGCGGCGCTGGACGCGCAACTGCGCGCGCGCGGTTCGCGCCTGATCCTGCGCCAGGGCCCGGCCGAGGCTGCCTTGCGCCAGGTGATCGCCGACTGCAGCGCGGAGGCGGTGTACTGGAACCGCCGCTACGAGCCGGCCACGCAGCCGCGCGATGCGCGGCTCAAGCGCGAACTGCGCGAACAGGGGCTGGAGGTACACAGCCATAACAGCGCGCTGCTGTTCGAGCCCTGGCAACTGGCGACGCAGCAGGGCGGCCCGTACAAGGTATTCACGCCGTTCTGGCGCAGCGCGCTGAGCCACTGGCAGGTGCCGGCGTTGCAGGCCGCGCCGAAGACGCTGCCGCCGCCGCCCGCGACGCTGGACAGCCTGCCGCTGGAGCGGCTCGGCCTGGCGCCGACGCTGGAGTGGGACCGCGGTTTCTGGGAGGTCTGGCAGCCGGGCGAGGCGGGCGCGCACGAGGCGCTGGACGTGTTCGTCGACGGCGCGCTGCGCGACTATCTCGACGGTCGCGACCGCCCGGACCAGGTCGGCACCTCGCGGCTGTCGCCGCATCTGCATTTCGGCGAGATCGCTCCATGGCGCATCGTCGCCACCCTGGAGCGCCATCGCCGTGCCGCCACCGCCGCGGCGATCGACGGTTACATCCGCCAGCTTGGCTGGCGCGACTTCGCCCATCACCTGCTGCACCATTTTCCCGACACGCCCGAGCGCAACCTCAATCCGCGCTTCGAGCGCTTTCGCTGGGCCACGCCCGATCCCGCGCAGTTGCACGCCTGGCAGCGTGGACGCACCGGCGTGCCGATCGTCGATGCCGGCCTGCGCGAGCTGTGGCACACCGGCTGGATGCACAACCGCGTGCGCATGATCGTCGCCAGCTACCTGTGCAAGCACCTGCGCGTGCATTGGTCCGAAGGCGCGCGCTGGTTCTGGGACACCCTGGTCGATGCAGACCTGGCCAACAACACCCTGGGCTGGCAGTGGGTGGCCGGCACCGGCGCCGACGCCGCGCCGTATTTCCGCGTGTTCAATCCGGTGACCCAGGCGCAGAAGTTCGATCCGAAGGGCGAGTACATCGCGCGCTGGGTGCCGGAGCTTGCGGCGCTGCCGTTGGCCGATCGCTTCGCGCCCTGGCAGGCGCCGCAGCGGCTGGCGCAGGCTGCGCCGCAGTATCCGCGTCAGCCGATCGTGGACCTGGCCGCCGGCCGCGACGCGGCGCTGGCCGCGTACCGCGAGACCGCCGCCGGTTGA